One genomic window of Quercus robur chromosome 6, dhQueRobu3.1, whole genome shotgun sequence includes the following:
- the LOC126690153 gene encoding uncharacterized protein LOC126690153 produces MSHALRKVAQSPFSNKIVRAEMPNRFTRPPFNCYDGKTDPVEHVSYYIQMMSLHTHNDALMCKVFTSSLGLTTLRRFNRLQKGSIRSFYELIQEFGVQFVTCNQVPQPVDALLSMKMRAGETLCSYASRYWELYNEIGGDNERVVANTFRMGLPEDSRLRESLTKKPPEGMRQLMRHIEEYKRLEDDRL; encoded by the coding sequence ATGAGTCACGCTTTGCGAAAAGTAGCTCAGTCCCCGTTTTCGAACAAAATCGTGCGAGCCGAGATGCCAAACAGGTTTACCCGTCCACCGTTCAACTGCTATGACGGGAAGACTGATCCGGTAGAACACGTCAGCTATTATATTCAAATGATGTCTTTGCATACTCATAATGATGCGCTGATGTGCAAGGTATTTACTTCGAGTCTGGGACTAACTACTTTAAGGCGGTTTAACAGGTTACAAAAAGGATCTATACGTAGTTTCTACGAGCTAATTCAGGAGTTCGGCGTTCAGTTTGTGACGTGCAACCAAGTACCTCAGCCAGTAGACGCGCTTCTTTCAATGAAAATGAGGGCGGGAGAGACCCTCTGTAGTTACGCCAGCCGGTATTGGGAGCTATACAATGAGATAGGTGGGGATAATGAAAGGGTCGTAGCAAACACTTTTAGGATGGGGTTGCCTGAGGATTCCAGGCTACGAGAGTCGTTGACCAAGAAGCCTCCCGAAGGCATGCGGCAGCTTATGAGACACATCGAGGAATATAAACGATTAGAGGATGACCGGCTGTAG